A genomic segment from Candidatus Hydrogenedentota bacterium encodes:
- a CDS encoding DUF1501 domain-containing protein, whose product MNPLGENAVMHTRRQFFGRCACGIGTAALGSLLSPSMFAEARGAQHAIGSPHFAPKAKRIIYLFQSGGPSQLDLFDFKPTVQAGHGSELPPSVRGNQRLTTMTSEQKSFPVVASKFKFAQHGPGGAWFSEIIPHMASIADEMCVINSLTTEAINHDPATTYITTGAQLAGRPSMGAWLSYGLGSENNDLPSFCVLISKGNPRVNMQPLYPRIWGAGFLPAEHQGVNLRSSGDPVLYIKNPPGVDADTRRRMLDGLARLNEKQYEEFADPEIVTRIAQYEMAYRMQTSVPELVDFSNEPQHIIDLYGPDVRRPGSYAANCLLARRLAERGVRFVQLFHRGWDQHAELPRDISTQAQDTDQPSAALIKDLKQRGMLEDTLVIWGGEFGRTVYSQGGLQKETYGRDHHGRCYTVWMAGGGARPGTVYGETDDFSYNVARDPVHVHDFNATILHLMGIDHLKLTFPYQGRDFRLTDVFGNTLPGLIA is encoded by the coding sequence ATGAATCCCTTGGGCGAAAACGCTGTCATGCACACCCGCCGCCAGTTTTTTGGGCGGTGCGCGTGTGGCATTGGGACGGCGGCGTTGGGATCGCTGTTAAGTCCGTCGATGTTTGCCGAAGCGCGCGGTGCGCAGCACGCAATCGGTTCTCCGCACTTCGCGCCGAAAGCGAAGCGGATCATCTACCTGTTCCAATCCGGCGGACCGTCACAACTCGATCTATTCGATTTCAAGCCGACCGTGCAGGCGGGCCACGGTTCCGAGTTGCCCCCGTCCGTGCGCGGTAATCAGCGGCTCACGACGATGACCTCCGAGCAGAAGAGTTTTCCGGTCGTCGCGTCCAAGTTCAAGTTTGCGCAACACGGTCCCGGCGGCGCGTGGTTCAGCGAAATCATCCCGCACATGGCGTCCATCGCGGACGAAATGTGCGTCATCAACTCGCTGACGACAGAGGCGATCAACCACGATCCCGCGACGACGTACATTACGACGGGCGCGCAACTCGCGGGGCGTCCAAGCATGGGCGCGTGGCTTAGCTACGGGCTCGGCAGCGAGAACAACGATTTGCCGTCGTTCTGCGTGTTGATCTCGAAGGGCAACCCGCGCGTCAACATGCAACCGCTATATCCGCGCATTTGGGGCGCGGGCTTCCTGCCGGCCGAACACCAGGGTGTAAACCTGCGATCGTCGGGCGATCCGGTCCTGTACATCAAGAACCCGCCGGGTGTGGACGCGGACACGCGGAGGCGCATGCTGGACGGCCTGGCACGGCTTAATGAAAAACAGTACGAAGAATTCGCCGACCCGGAAATCGTAACGCGTATCGCCCAATACGAAATGGCGTACCGCATGCAGACGTCGGTACCTGAACTCGTCGATTTCTCGAACGAGCCGCAGCACATTATCGACTTGTACGGGCCGGACGTGCGGCGTCCCGGCAGCTACGCGGCAAATTGCCTTCTGGCGCGCCGGCTCGCGGAACGTGGCGTGCGGTTCGTGCAGCTCTTTCATCGCGGGTGGGACCAGCACGCGGAATTGCCGCGCGATATCTCGACGCAGGCCCAGGATACGGACCAGCCGAGCGCGGCGCTCATTAAGGATTTGAAGCAGCGCGGCATGCTTGAAGATACGCTCGTTATCTGGGGCGGCGAGTTTGGCCGCACCGTGTATAGCCAAGGCGGCCTGCAAAAGGAAACCTACGGGCGCGACCACCATGGCCGCTGCTATACCGTGTGGATGGCCGGGGGAGGCGCGCGGCCGGGTACGGTCTATGGGGAGACGGACGACTTTAGTTACAACGTCGCGCGGGACCCCGTCCACGTGCACGACTTCAACGCGACGATTCTCCACCTGATGGGAATCGACCATCTCAAACTGACCTTCCCCTATCAAGGCCGCGATTTCCGCCTCACGGACGTATTCGGCAATACGCTCCCAGGCCTCATCGCCTAG
- a CDS encoding PilT/PilU family type 4a pilus ATPase, giving the protein MDPNASHAATDNSLLRKILSYALEQGASDIHLKMGRPPATRVDGVLRFTKFDTLTRDDLMRILDTILGAEGRERFLHTGDADHALTMPGVGRYRVNCFRQRGTIAVVLRYVKSKIPTFSELNLPIKAMERIVSLPRGLVLITGTTSSGKSTTLAAILDRINEEREGHIVTLEDPIEYLHADRKCSVCQREVSIDTKDFKTGLRAMMREDPNVILIGEMRDVETFQTCIGAAETGHLVLSTLHTTNVMMTIDRILDLFPSNQQDQIRSQLALQLQAVVSQRLLPMAGGKGRVPAVEVMFNNPGVALLIRDNEIRQIPTAISAGIDEGMQNFNRSLADLVRRHMIDEETAIWASDNPEELKMNLQGIFTSRDRGGILKKPAHHFTS; this is encoded by the coding sequence ATGGACCCGAACGCCAGCCACGCCGCCACCGACAATTCGCTGCTACGTAAAATCCTCTCATACGCGCTTGAACAAGGCGCATCCGACATTCACCTGAAAATGGGCCGCCCGCCGGCCACTCGCGTGGATGGCGTGTTGCGGTTCACCAAGTTCGACACGCTCACGCGCGACGATTTGATGCGTATCCTCGATACGATTCTCGGCGCCGAAGGCCGCGAGCGATTTCTCCACACCGGCGACGCGGACCACGCGCTCACGATGCCGGGCGTCGGGCGCTACCGCGTGAATTGCTTCCGGCAGCGGGGAACGATTGCGGTCGTGCTGCGCTATGTGAAATCGAAGATACCGACGTTCAGCGAACTCAATCTGCCGATCAAGGCGATGGAACGCATCGTGTCTCTGCCGCGCGGACTGGTACTAATCACCGGCACGACGAGCAGCGGCAAATCGACGACGCTTGCCGCCATCCTCGACCGAATCAACGAAGAGCGCGAAGGGCATATCGTCACACTCGAGGACCCGATCGAGTACCTGCACGCGGACAGGAAGTGCAGCGTATGCCAGCGAGAAGTGTCGATCGACACGAAAGACTTCAAGACCGGGTTGCGCGCGATGATGCGCGAGGACCCAAACGTAATCCTCATCGGCGAAATGCGCGACGTCGAAACGTTTCAGACGTGCATCGGCGCCGCGGAAACGGGCCACCTTGTATTGAGCACCCTGCATACGACCAATGTGATGATGACGATCGACCGCATCCTCGACTTGTTCCCTTCGAACCAGCAGGACCAGATTCGCTCGCAACTCGCGCTGCAATTGCAGGCCGTCGTGTCACAACGGCTGCTGCCAATGGCGGGCGGGAAGGGGCGGGTGCCCGCGGTCGAAGTCATGTTTAACAATCCCGGCGTTGCCCTGTTGATTCGTGACAACGAGATTCGCCAAATCCCCACGGCCATTTCCGCCGGCATTGATGAAGGTATGCAGAACTTCAACCGAAGCCTCGCGGATTTGGTCCGCCGCCACATGATCGACGAGGAGACGGCAATCTGGGCGTCGGACAATCCCGAGGAATTGAAGATGAACCTTCAGGGTATTTTCACGAGCAGGGATCGCGGCGGAATACTGAAGAAGCCGGCGCACCACTTTACGTCGTAG
- a CDS encoding biopolymer transporter ExbD, translating into MRAHNKGVMDEINITPLTDIFLVLLIIMMVVAPMLNYRALPVHFSSANAQESRTETVKIMSLAIAENGDIQIEGEITARDRVRQVLQDRTAAFPDGVEIAVAPDASLDAMTFALNAVQMAGIQKVAVTQQTEPAAEGPKAEATPTKK; encoded by the coding sequence GTGAGGGCGCATAACAAGGGCGTGATGGACGAGATCAACATTACGCCGCTAACGGACATTTTCCTTGTGCTGCTGATCATCATGATGGTCGTCGCGCCGATGCTGAATTATCGCGCATTGCCCGTGCATTTTTCGTCCGCGAACGCGCAGGAGAGCAGGACCGAGACGGTCAAAATCATGTCCCTCGCAATTGCGGAGAACGGCGACATCCAGATTGAGGGCGAAATCACCGCCCGCGACCGCGTCAGACAGGTCCTGCAGGACAGGACAGCCGCCTTCCCCGATGGCGTGGAAATCGCCGTTGCGCCGGACGCGTCACTCGATGCGATGACCTTCGCGTTGAATGCAGTCCAGATGGCAGGCATCCAGAAAGTCGCCGTTACACAGCAGACGGAACCAGCAGCCGAAGGACCCAAGGCTGAAGCGACGCCGACGAAGAAGTGA
- a CDS encoding biopolymer transporter ExbD produces the protein MNHVDRGKKHVFGEINITPLTDIFLVLLIIVIVVAPYMTNARRDIKMPRITTGDSVEQKWLTVEITNDGGYFIDAISIEPDALADTLRSRIASVPEKFLVVRGDRGSKSKAVMHLFQAAKDAGFERVMLAGEADEGGTRSTSATEVPREGA, from the coding sequence ATGAATCACGTCGATCGCGGCAAGAAGCACGTTTTTGGCGAGATCAACATCACGCCCCTGACGGACATTTTTCTTGTTCTGCTCATCATTGTCATCGTGGTCGCACCATACATGACGAATGCGCGGCGCGACATCAAAATGCCACGCATCACCACTGGCGACAGCGTCGAACAGAAATGGCTCACCGTTGAAATCACCAACGACGGCGGGTACTTCATCGACGCGATCTCGATTGAGCCCGATGCACTGGCGGACACGCTTCGGTCGCGAATTGCGTCCGTTCCCGAAAAATTTCTCGTCGTACGCGGCGATCGCGGATCGAAGAGCAAGGCCGTGATGCACCTCTTCCAAGCCGCGAAGGATGCGGGGTTCGAGCGCGTCATGCTCGCTGGGGAAGCGGACGAGGGCGGCACTCGCTCAACTTCCGCAACGGAGGTCCCGCGTGAGGGCGCATAA
- a CDS encoding MotA/TolQ/ExbB proton channel family protein — MKILWFAIMYDWPVLTPIIFCSVLCLAVMIERYWFFRKNRVNTADFIHTLQRELDNGLDHAKAAAEKQKGILGELAAEGIVIVGKHPERFEPMFDVTTSLAMRELDRNLAVLGTIATVAPYLGLFGTVVRILLTFGELSQEAGGNVANVMFGIGSALVATAAGLGVAIAAVALNNYFRTLVEKFAGDFEVLKLVLLSVVGGGSTRAQRTVAAAQYARRPTDPRLAQQDRP; from the coding sequence ATGAAAATCCTTTGGTTTGCGATAATGTACGACTGGCCGGTGCTGACACCGATCATATTCTGTTCGGTATTGTGCCTGGCTGTAATGATCGAACGATACTGGTTCTTTCGGAAGAACCGTGTGAATACCGCGGACTTCATCCATACGCTCCAGCGCGAACTCGATAACGGACTCGACCACGCGAAGGCGGCGGCGGAAAAACAGAAGGGTATACTCGGCGAACTCGCCGCGGAAGGCATTGTCATCGTCGGCAAGCACCCGGAGCGTTTCGAGCCGATGTTTGACGTGACAACCTCGCTGGCGATGCGCGAGCTCGATCGCAACCTCGCCGTACTCGGAACGATCGCGACGGTCGCGCCCTACCTCGGCCTGTTCGGCACCGTGGTGCGGATTCTCCTCACGTTCGGTGAACTGTCGCAGGAAGCTGGTGGCAATGTCGCCAACGTCATGTTCGGCATTGGGTCCGCTCTGGTGGCCACCGCGGCGGGTCTTGGCGTGGCGATCGCCGCGGTCGCTCTAAACAACTACTTCCGAACGCTGGTGGAGAAGTTCGCGGGTGACTTCGAGGTGCTTAAGCTCGTCCTTCTCAGCGTTGTCGGCGGCGGTTCAACGCGCGCCCAACGCACTGTAGCTGCCGCGCAGTACGCGCGCCGTCCCACCGATCCCCGGCTCGCCCAACAAGACCGTCCATGA
- a CDS encoding alpha-keto acid decarboxylase family protein: MPPRTTVGDYLIRRLEELGVKHVFGVPGDYVLGFYDQLVASPLEVVGTCTEIGAGFAGDAYARVNGLGAVCITYCVGGFNALNAVAGAYAEKSPLILISGAPGLGERERSPFLHHKVRDYNTQRMIYERVTVAAVALENAEDAPEQIDFALDACIRQKRPVYIEIPRDMAMVPCAAPKPWKFDRAKSDTQTLKEAVAEAVEMLRKAKRPVILGGVEIHRFGLQNLLVRLVDHTGIPVASTLLGKSMIEEDHPGYIGVYAGAMGRDDVRRTVERADCLVILGAFLTDIDLGIFTAKLDPAKTIHASAERIGIKRHVYEGIQLRDFIDGLVDALPKRNASRAKPKPPKRVEFKTKPRNTMTVRRLFERIDSMLSDDHIVICDVGDSLFGASDLTVRSHTEFLGPSYYASMGFAIPAALGAHVNKRKLRPIVFVGDGAFQMTGQELATIVRHKLNPIVIVLNNKGYSTERFIDDGPYNDILNWQYHRMPELLGAGWGAEARTEAEFDAALAQANENDEGFSIINVHLDPYDSSRAMERLGRSLGKRVKKSKTKS, from the coding sequence ATGCCACCACGTACAACCGTAGGCGACTACCTGATCCGCAGGCTGGAAGAATTGGGCGTGAAACACGTCTTTGGCGTGCCGGGCGACTATGTGCTTGGGTTCTACGATCAGCTCGTGGCCAGTCCGCTGGAGGTTGTAGGCACGTGCACGGAGATTGGTGCGGGGTTCGCGGGCGATGCGTATGCCCGCGTGAATGGACTCGGCGCCGTATGCATCACGTACTGCGTGGGAGGGTTCAACGCGCTGAACGCGGTGGCCGGCGCCTACGCGGAGAAGTCGCCGCTCATCCTCATTAGCGGCGCGCCGGGCCTCGGCGAGCGTGAACGCTCGCCGTTCCTCCACCACAAGGTCCGGGACTACAACACGCAGCGGATGATTTACGAGCGCGTGACGGTGGCGGCCGTCGCGCTCGAAAACGCGGAAGACGCGCCGGAACAAATCGACTTTGCGCTGGATGCGTGCATCCGCCAGAAGCGCCCGGTTTACATCGAAATCCCGCGCGACATGGCCATGGTCCCGTGCGCGGCGCCGAAACCGTGGAAGTTCGACCGCGCGAAAAGCGATACCCAAACGCTGAAGGAAGCAGTCGCCGAGGCGGTCGAGATGTTGCGGAAGGCCAAGCGCCCGGTGATTCTCGGCGGCGTCGAGATTCACCGGTTCGGACTGCAGAATCTGCTGGTACGCCTGGTCGACCACACGGGCATACCCGTCGCATCCACCCTGCTCGGCAAATCGATGATCGAGGAAGACCACCCCGGCTATATCGGTGTGTACGCCGGCGCAATGGGCCGAGACGACGTGCGCAGGACGGTCGAACGCGCAGATTGCCTGGTGATTCTCGGCGCGTTTTTGACGGACATTGATCTCGGCATCTTCACGGCCAAACTCGATCCGGCTAAAACCATTCATGCGAGCGCGGAACGAATCGGTATCAAGCGGCACGTGTACGAGGGAATTCAACTGCGCGACTTTATCGACGGACTGGTTGACGCGCTGCCGAAACGTAACGCGTCGCGGGCGAAGCCAAAACCGCCGAAGCGCGTCGAGTTCAAGACCAAACCGCGGAACACCATGACGGTACGCCGCTTGTTCGAACGGATTGATTCGATGCTGAGCGACGACCACATTGTCATTTGCGACGTCGGCGACAGTCTGTTTGGCGCGTCGGATTTGACGGTGCGAAGCCACACCGAGTTCCTCGGGCCGTCCTACTACGCATCAATGGGATTCGCAATCCCCGCCGCGCTCGGCGCGCACGTTAACAAGCGCAAACTGCGGCCCATCGTTTTTGTCGGTGACGGCGCGTTTCAAATGACGGGCCAGGAACTGGCGACGATCGTGCGCCATAAGCTGAACCCGATTGTTATCGTACTGAACAACAAAGGGTACAGCACCGAGCGATTCATTGACGATGGACCGTACAACGATATCCTCAACTGGCAGTACCACCGAATGCCCGAATTGCTCGGCGCGGGGTGGGGGGCCGAGGCGCGCACCGAAGCGGAATTTGACGCGGCGCTCGCGCAGGCAAACGAGAATGACGAAGGGTTCTCAATCATCAATGTGCACCTTGACCCGTACGACAGTTCGCGCGCGATGGAACGATTGGGGCGCAGCCTCGGCAAGCGCGTGAAGAAATCGAAGACGAAAAGCTGA
- a CDS encoding tetratricopeptide repeat protein, producing the protein MYTDCDAGSTWGWRFFALTLLLLPGANAVEPGADPLAALVPLETGGQQTELGACALIIAHALDASVDAPLYAERLDSLASELKPALAPAAGVEAKLATIAEFVYTHWGFANRDLRPADVFVSFADAIDKRQWNCVSMSALYVALGERIGLPMQLVSGHGHVLVRCDRYYVETTQRGKVHDSVDYLSEYLPFPCLNPEDYKPVSTREAVAVLLTQTGGAVSAQGKLDFAQACFQHALKFDPDHAEAHAALGFHFAKVGHIDRAINAFHAAIRSNPKLREAYGGLGAALRAKGDLAKAAQALRKAVELCDKQPESMFNLGQVLYENGDLAASIEAFRNYTALAPGDVDGYIRLAFPLEDSGQLDEALAAYDRVLRLAPNHADALVNSGAILEKQNKWDAAQNKYERCIEAAPSNALAHAGMGRVLTERGDLDGAAKAFVRSIELDSTNPATWIDFARLERKRGDTLAAIEKLNRALTINPLEPETHIELADTLLDRGEVAKAGQHAAVAKRLGATLPVALESLLPETGENTSASP; encoded by the coding sequence ATGTACACGGATTGTGATGCGGGTTCGACATGGGGTTGGCGCTTTTTCGCGCTGACGCTATTGCTGCTGCCCGGCGCGAATGCCGTGGAACCAGGCGCCGACCCCCTCGCGGCGCTTGTACCCCTCGAGACCGGCGGCCAACAAACCGAGTTGGGCGCGTGTGCGTTGATTATCGCCCACGCGCTTGACGCGAGCGTCGACGCGCCGCTATACGCAGAGCGCTTGGATTCGCTTGCCTCGGAACTCAAACCCGCCCTGGCCCCAGCGGCCGGCGTCGAAGCCAAACTGGCGACGATCGCGGAATTTGTCTACACCCATTGGGGATTCGCCAATCGTGACTTGCGCCCCGCCGACGTGTTCGTTTCATTTGCCGACGCGATTGACAAGCGCCAATGGAACTGCGTTTCCATGAGCGCGCTCTATGTCGCGCTCGGCGAACGCATTGGATTGCCGATGCAATTGGTCTCCGGGCATGGGCACGTGCTCGTGCGGTGCGACCGCTACTACGTCGAGACCACGCAACGCGGAAAGGTTCACGACAGCGTTGATTATCTCTCGGAGTACTTGCCGTTTCCGTGTCTGAATCCGGAGGACTACAAACCCGTTTCTACGCGCGAAGCCGTGGCCGTGCTCTTGACGCAAACTGGCGGAGCGGTGTCGGCGCAAGGCAAACTCGATTTCGCTCAGGCGTGCTTTCAACACGCATTGAAATTCGATCCCGATCATGCCGAAGCGCACGCGGCACTCGGTTTTCACTTTGCGAAGGTAGGACACATCGACCGGGCCATCAATGCATTTCACGCCGCTATTCGCTCGAACCCGAAATTGCGGGAGGCATACGGTGGGCTCGGCGCGGCGTTACGCGCGAAGGGCGATCTCGCGAAGGCAGCGCAGGCGCTGCGCAAAGCGGTTGAATTGTGCGACAAGCAGCCCGAGTCGATGTTTAATCTCGGACAGGTGCTCTACGAGAATGGCGACCTGGCCGCATCGATCGAGGCATTTCGTAACTATACCGCGCTCGCGCCGGGGGATGTCGACGGGTACATTCGACTCGCATTTCCGTTGGAGGACAGCGGGCAGCTCGACGAGGCGCTGGCCGCGTACGATAGAGTGTTGCGTTTGGCGCCTAACCATGCCGACGCGCTGGTCAATTCCGGTGCGATACTCGAGAAGCAAAATAAGTGGGACGCCGCGCAGAACAAATACGAGAGATGCATCGAAGCGGCGCCAAGCAACGCATTGGCTCACGCGGGTATGGGGCGAGTACTGACCGAACGCGGCGATTTGGACGGTGCGGCGAAAGCGTTCGTGCGCTCGATCGAACTGGATTCGACGAACCCGGCCACCTGGATAGACTTCGCGAGATTGGAACGAAAGCGCGGTGATACACTCGCGGCGATTGAAAAACTGAACCGTGCCCTTACCATCAATCCGTTGGAGCCGGAAACGCACATTGAGCTTGCCGACACGTTACTCGACCGGGGAGAAGTAGCGAAGGCGGGCCAGCACGCCGCGGTTGCGAAACGGCTGGGGGCGACGCTGCCTGTAGCGCTCGAGTCGCTCTTACCGGAGACCGGGGAGAATACGAGTGCTTCTCCATAA